The bacterium DNA window CGACCCGCCGCTACCGGCGTCCGGCGAAGGCGCTCCACGAATGGCTCATCGCGCCGATCGAGGCGGACCTCGCCGAGCGTGCGCCCTCGGTCCTCGTGTTCGTGCCGGACGGGGCCCTGCGCACGATCCCGATGGCGGCGCTCCACGACGGCGAGCGCTTCCTGATCGAGCGCTATGCGGTCGCCCTCACGCCGGGCCTCGAGCTCTCCCAGCCCACGGCGATCACGCGCGAGGGCGCGCGCGCCTTTCTGGGCGGCGTGACGGAGAGCGTCCAGGGCTTTCCGGCGCTTCCGCACGTCGGGGAAGAGCTCGCCGCGATCGCCACGTACTTCGAGAGCGAGGTCCAGCTCGACACCGGCTTCCGACGCGACACGATCGAGGCGGCGCTCGCCGAACGCCCCTTCAACATCGTCCATCTCGCGAGCCACGCCGCCTTCGATCCGGATTCCCGCGACACCTTCATCCTGACCCACGACGGCCGGATCTCGATGGACGATCTCGCCGGCTACGTCGGCCGCTTCCGCTTCCGCGAGCGTCCCCTCGACCTGCTCGTGCTCTCCGCCTGCGAGACCGCCGCCGGAGACGAGCGGGCCGCGCTCGGCCTCTCGGGCCTCGCGGTCAAGGCGGGCGCGCGCAGCGCCCTCGGATCGCTCTGGCCCGTGAACGACGCCGCCACCCGCGTCCTGCTCGAGCGCTTCTACGGCCGCCTCCAGGAGCCGGGGACGACCCGGGCCGAGGCCCTACGCGACGCCCAGCGAACGCTGATCGCGGATCGGCAGCTTCGCCATCCGCTCTACTGGTCGCCCTTCCTGCTGATCAACGACTGGCTCTGACCGGAAGCCGTCGGCCACGCCGCGCGAGCGCGCCCAGCGCCGCACCGAACGCGATCCCGACGCCCGGGGCGAAACCCGGCTCCGGAGCGGGGATGCTGTCGCAGGCGTCGCCGATTCCGTCCCCGTCTTCGTCGGACTGGCTCGGATTCGCGATCCCCGGACAGTTGTCGCAGACGTCGCCGACCTCGTCCCCGTCGCTGTCGAGCTGGTCCAGGTTGAAGTCGTCCGGGCAGGTGTCGCACTGATCGAGGAAGAAGTCCCCATCGGTGTCGGTCGGGTCGATCGTGGCGGCCCCGATCTCGATGATCACCATCCCGATCAGCGGATCCGGGTCGTTCGCGTCGATCGCGGCGCGGTAGACGCAGCAGTCGGCGACGTCCGGGATCAGCGGGTTGTAGCTCCAGTCGAGAGTCTGGCTGTCGGTGCTCGTCTCGCCCTCGACGGCGTCCCAGAAGCACTGCCCGAGGTTGACCTCGTCGCCGTCCTCGATCCACTGGAAGTCGAGGGTATCGAACTCGGTCGTCTTGCCCGGCTCGCCGGTCCGACTCGCGTCGCAGGTCCGGATCGGAAGCGGCTCCGGATCGCCGGACGAGTCATAGGTGTAGTCGACCGAAGCCACCTTCGGATCGCACACGTCGCCGAAGCCGTTGCCGTTCGCGTCTTCCTGACCGGCGTTCGCCGCGACGGGGCAGTTGTCGATGTCGTCGTTCACCCCGTCGCCGTCCGTATCCAGGCCGAGGTCGCAGACGTCGCCGACCCCGTCCCCGTCCGAGTCGACCTGGTCCGGATCCGCGTCGAGCGGGCATACGTCGCAGGGATCGCCGATCCCGTCGCCGTCGAAGTCGAGGGAGAAGGTCTCGTTCACCCGCGGACAGAGGTCGCAGGCGTCGCCGAACCCGTCCTGGTCGAGGTCGGACTGGTCCGGGTTCGCGTGGTACACGCAGTTGTCGCAGGTATCGCCGAGGCCGTCGTCGTCGAAGTCCGAGGCGTCGACCAGCCCGGCGCTGCAGTCGCAGAGATCACCGATCCCGTCGAGATCGCAGTCGAGCTGGCCCTCGGGCACGATCGGGTTCCAGTTGACCACGTAGGGGCAGTTGTCGTCGCAGTTCATGCCCGAGTTCGCCGTGCACGGCACGTCGCCCGCCGCGCCGTCGTTCGGGATTCCGTCGTCGTCGCTGTCGGGATCGACGTCGTTCGCCAGCCCGTCCCCGTCGAGATCGAGATCACACGCGTCCCCGCGTCCGTCGCCGTCGAGGTCGCTCTGGTCCCGGACCGGCCGCGAGTCCGCGTAGCTCGGGTTCTCGGTGAACCGCCGGAAGGGGCTCTCTTCGTCGGTGTTCTGGTGGTAGGGGCAGTTGTCGCAGGCGTCGCCCTCGTCGTCGCCGTCGTAGTTCTCCTGGCCGGGATTCGCGACGAAGGGGCAGTTGTCGTTGCAGCCCGTCGTCTCGCCGTCGCGACAGGCGCGCGCGATCGCGCCGGAGCCGAAGTCGAGGATGCCGTCGCCGTCGCGATCGGTGAGGTCGCGAATCACGATCCGGAAGCCGAGATCATCCCGCTCGCTCGCGGGGGAGAGCTCCTCGGGATTGGACTGGACACGCCGGAGCGGCAGGGTCCCGTCGTCCCAGGCGCCGCCACGAATCCGGTAGGTGCTCCCGATCTCGAGGCTCGTCCACTCGTTGACGTTGCCGCCCATGTCGGCGACGCCGTAGCGGGTCCGCGCGCTCGCGTCACCGACCCGGGACAGATTGCCCTCGCCGACGGGCACACCGCCCCACTCGCAGTCGTCGAAGTAGTTGACGACCTCCTGGTCGGTCTCGCCGTTCGTGACGGCCCCGATCGGCGCGGGCGCGACCGAGTCGCAGATCGCGCGGGTCGGGATCCCGGTCACCTGGTTCGGCGGGTCGTCGTCCGGATCGTATTGCCCCCCCGTCGGATAGGCGTCGTAGGGAAGCGAGTCCGTCGCGCCGGGATCGAAGTACGCCGCCTTCATCCACTCGTCCTCGGTCGGCAGCGAGTAGCGCGAGCCGGGGACGATGTTCGGGAAGAAGCCGGGGCCCATCGTGAAGGCGCCGTCCTCGGTCCCGCTCCCGTCTTCCGGCGCGCCGTTCTCCAGCCAGTTCACGAAGCGGGCCGCGCTCACGTAGGAGACGAAGACGACCGGACGATCCGCGAAGCCCGGCTTCGTCGCGTATTTCTCGCCCGTGGGCGCGAATTCGTCGAAGAGAACCCCGCCGCGGAGCGACGTCGACATGTCGTCGTCGTAGATGTTGTTCGGGTTCGTGCCATTCGCGTCGACCGCATTGAGGAACGCGACGTACTGGCGATTGGTCGTCTCGAACGTGGCGATTCGATAGACGTAGGCGACGCTGCCGACGCCGTTGTTGTCGGCGACGTTGCCCGGGTCGCCGATCTCGATCGTCGGGATCTGGAGCGGGATGGGGTCGAGGAAGGCGTTCACCTCGGCGCCGCGAAGCCCGGTCGTCGCCGAGTGGTCCTGCCAGACGTTCGAACGCACGATACTGCCGGAGACGGAGAGGTCCGGGCGCACGTCGAGCCCATCCTTCGTCGGCGTGTTCACGTCGAAGACGATCTCGCCGATCGCGAAGCGGGCGGCGGTCGGACCGACGAAGCCACTCGCCTCGGCCTCGAAGCCGATCACCTGACCGGCGACGCCGAGCGAGCTCTCGACCGTCGCCGCCGGGTTCGGCGACCCGGGCGTGTCGAAGCCGACGGGCAGGAAGCCGGTCGCGCTCACGAGGTCGAGCTCGTCGTCCAGGGCTTCGTCGAAGGCGACCGAGACGTGGTAGCGCTGGATCCCGGTCGACGGCGCCGTCAGATAGAGGGTCGCCGTCAATCGGTCGCCGGCCGCGGCCTCGACGTGCGGACTGCCGGGGAGGCCCTCGCCGTCCGTCGCCGTCCAGACGATCGCGAGCTCGGGATCGTCGGCGCGGGCGGCAGTCGTCGCGAGGAGCGCGAGGAGTGCGGCGACGAGAGCGAGCGCGCGGCGCAGCGGTTCGGGGCGCTTGCGTAGACCGCGTCCCGCAACGTCTCGGCGTGCTTCGCCCGTGTCGCCTCTCGTTCCGATCGCTTCGGACTTCAAGCGCTGATCCTCCAGGGTCTCCCCATTCTACGCGTGCTTCCCCACCCGGGGTCAAGAAACGTGCCCCCTCCGCCTGCGCGGGCTGCGCTACACCAGCAGGGTGCGACCTAGCAGTCCCCAGGGCGAGCGGGGCCTCCTCTTGCATTCGAGACAGTGCAACCAGACGGCAGGAACGGTCGAATGATATCGGGACCCGGACGACGATTCGTGCCCGGACTGCCGGGCAAGGGATTTCCCGCCGCAGGCGCCCTCGCGCTCCTCCTCGCGGGGACATGGCCTGTGCCGGTCGGGGCCCAGAGCTCGATCATCGTCGACGACACCCTGCCCGGGGTCGCGCGCGAGGAGCTCGCCGGACCCGACTATCGGATCGATCCGACCCGGGGCGCGCTCAGCGGAGCGAACCTCTTCTTCAGCTTCGAGCGCTTCGGCCTCACGGCCGCGGAGTCCGCGACGTTCGAGGGGCCTGCGTCCGTCGAACGGATCGTGAGCCGCGTGACCGGCGGCGACATCTCGTCGATCGACGGGCTGCTGCGCTCCGACATCGACGGCGCGAGTCTCTATCTCGTGAACCCCGCCGGCATCGTGATCGGCGAGAACGCCGAGCTCGACATCCAGGGCGGCTTCCACGTCTCGACGGCGGACGTGCTCGAGTTCGCGGACGGCGGCGAGTTCCACGCGAGCAATCCCGCGCTCGATACGCCGCTCAGCATGGCGCCGATCGCCGCCTGGGGATTCCTCGGCAGCGAGCCCGCCGCGATCGAAATCCGCGGAGCGCAGCTGCTCTCGGGCGAGTTGCGGCCAATGAATCCCGTGGACGGCTCCCGCGAGTTCAGGGGCGCCTCCGTGTCGATCCTCGGCGGAGACATCTCGATCGGCTCGGGCAGCGACCCGGCACAGCGCGCGTTCGTCTACACGGGCGGCGCCCGCCTCGACGTGGTCGCCCTCGACGGCCCGGGCCGGGTCCGGATCATCGAGACCGCCGGCGACGAAGACCTCGAAGTCGAGCCGGTCGGGGGCGCGCCCGTCGCGTTCGGCGACGTGCAACTCGACGGCGGTACGGAGCTCGTCACCGGCGGCCCTCCGCCCGGCACTTCGCTGGCGACCGCGATCGCGCGTGGCTCGGGCGACGTGCGCATCCGTGCCCGCAACCTCACGCTCGAGGACGCGAGGATCCGCAGCGTGACTACGACCAGCGACGCGGCCGGAGACATTGACGTGGCCCTCACCGGCGACTTCTTCGCCTCGACCGTCGGCATGACCCGGCCTGCTGGGCTCGTCTCGGGCAGCGGCTTCGTGTTCCAGGTGCAGGATCCGTCGACGCCCGTCGCTGCCCGGATCCGCAATGCCGTGTTCTCGCCGAGAACGACGATCGTGACGGCACTCGACGCGGACGGCGAGATCGTCAGTATCTCCCATGAAGGCACGGGCACGGGTGGAGGAATCCGCATCGTCGCCGAGAACGTCACCCTCGAAGACGGCGCGAAGCTCTCTAGCACCGCCTTCTTCGGGGGCGACGGCGGCCTGATCGACGTCGACGCGCGCGACACCGTCCGCCTCGACGGCCGCCGCGCCGATGGCGAGCCGGGTGGCCTCTTCGCCAACGCCCTGCTTGGCGGCGACTCCGGCGCGATCGCGGTGAACGCCCGCCTCCTCGCGATCAATGATCGCGCCGGGATCTTCGGCGAGGTCCGCGACGGCGACGGCCGCGGCGGCGACGTCACGATCGAGGTCGAGACCCTCGAGATCGAGGGCAGCGGCCGGATCGACACGACGACTCGCGGCGCCGGCGACGGCGGCGAGATCACGATCGATGCGACGCAGGCGGTCCGACTCTCCGGGCGACAGGACGACTTCTTCTTTTCGAGCGTGACGACGTTCTCGCTCGACGAAGCGGGGGGCGACGAGGCCGGCGCCGCCGGCACGATCCTGATCACGACGCCGGAGCTCTCGCTCTCGGACGGGGCTGGGTTGTCCACGGCGGCGGTCGGCCGCGGCGACGGCGGCCTGATCGACGTGCGTGCCGACGTGATCGAGCTCTCGGCCAGCGAGATCAGCTCGACGGCGATCCTGGGCGAAGCCGGAGACGTCTACCTGAACGCGGGGCCGCTCGATCCCGACCTGACCGTTCGGAAGCCCGCCGGGGTCCCGAGCGGCGAGCGAATCGCGCTCCAGAACAGCCGGATCGTCACCGACGCGAACGGCGGCGAAGGGTCCGGCGGCGACGTCGTGATCGACCCTCGATTCTACGTCATGCAGGACAGCCGGATCACGGCGACCGCGCGCGAGGGGGCCGGCGGAAACATCGTGATCGTCGCGAACGAGCTCATCGTGGACGCCGACAGCGTCTTCGACGCATCCTCGGGTGTCGGGCTCGATGGAACGATCACGCTCACGTCCTCCGGCCAGGCCCTGCGCGCCGATCTCGAGAGCCTGCCGGCCGTGATCCCGGATGCGGTTCGGTTGCTGCGCGCACCCTGCGCCGCGCGCCAGTCCGGCGAGCGCGTCTCGAGCTTCGTCGTGACGGAGCGGCAAGGCCTCCCGCCCTCCCCCGTCGACGCGGTCGCGGCGCCGATCCCGATCGAAGCGGACGCCTCGGGAACCACCGCCGAGGGGGTCGCTTCGTGGGGCGGCGCTCGGACGATTCTCGGCGACCACGACTGCCTCCCCGTGCGCTCGACTTCCGAGGCGTCGTGACCCTTCGACGAGACGGGTCGGAGCGATCGAGCGTGCTGGACGCCCGGCACGGTCCGAGGATCCGCAGGTGCCCGGCCGCGCGAAGCGCGTTCCGCCTGGTGCTCGCCGTCCTCATCGCCGTCACCGTCGCCGCGGTCGTCGGCGAGCAGGCCCACGCCGCCGAACCGGGCCGCCCCTCCACCGTCCCTCTCCCACTCCCCGACTTCCCGTCGGACGAGCCCGGCCCGCGCCTGCTCCCGGACATCCCGCCGCCTCTTCCCGACTCGTCGCGCCCGCCCCCGCCGGCGGGAGACGCCGGCGCGCGCGTCGTCGTCCGCCGCTTCGTCTTCCGAGGCAACTCCGTCGTGGGCGACGCCGACCTCGCCCGCGCGCTCGCGCCCTTCACGAACCGCCCCCTCGACGGCGAGGGACTCGTCGCGGCACGCGACGCGGTCACGCTCGTCTACGTCGAGCGCGGCTATCTCACCTCCGGCGCGATCCTGCCCGAGCTGGAGAGCGACGACGGCACGGTCCTGATCGAGGTCGTCGAGAGCCGGATCACGCGCTTCGAGACGAGCGGACGCGAGCGATTGCGCGAGACGTTCCTGCGGCGCCGGCTCGGGCTCGCTCTCGATGGGCCGCTCCACGTGCCGCGACTCGAGGCCCGGCTCCGACGACTCCAGCGCGACCCGCGGATCGCGCGCGTGGACGCCCAGCTCCTCCCGACGAACACGCGGGGGGAGGCCCACCTGCGCCTCGCGATCGCGGAGCGCACGCCCTTCCGGAGCACCCTCGAAGCGAACAACTATCTTGCACCGAGCCTCGGACACGTGCGCGGCCGCGTGAGCGCGGAGCATCTCAACGTGAGCGGCTACGGCGACATGCTGCGCATGCTCGGCGGGGTCTACGAGGGCGGCGGCGAGATCGAAGCGAGCTACCGCGTTCCCGTTTCCCGCTTCGGAACGGAAGTCGCCCTCTCCGGCCGCTGGTCGAAAAGCGACCTCCTCGACCGCCTCGGCGAGGAGCTCGAGATCGAGGGCGAGTTCTGGAGCACCGACCTCGATCTCCGTCAGCCGCTCGTCGCCCGCCCCGATTTCGATTTCGCCACGGGTCTGATCGGGTCGCTGCGCCAATCCGATACGGAGCTGGCCGGCGAGCCCTTCGACGAGGTCGGCGGACGCACGCGGGTCTTCGCGCTCCGGTTCTACCAGGACCTCCTCTATCGCGGACGGGACCGGATCGTCGCCGGTCGCTCGACGGTCAGCTTCGGCCTCGATGCCCTCGGCGCGACGCGTTCCTCCCAGGCGAGCATCCCGGACGGCGAGTTCGTCGCCTGGCTGCTCCAGACCCAGTGGCTCGAGCGCTTCTCGCCCCTGCGTCTCGAGCTCCTCGTTCGCGCCGAGCTCCAGCTCGCGAGCGATCCCTTGCTGAGCCTCGAACGCTATTCGTCCGGCGGCCGCTCGACGGTCCGCGGCTACCGGGAGAACCAGCTGATCCGGGACCAGGGCGGCTCCGCCTCCGCCGAGCTGCGCATCCCGGTCTTCAGCGAACGGATCGGCGGTCGCCCGATCCTCCAGCTCGCGCCCTTCGTCGACGTCGGCGTCGCGCTCGACCGACGCCGCTTCACGAACCGCGAGAAGACCCTGGTCGGCGCCGGCCTCGCCGTCCGCTTCGCGCCGAAGCCCTTCGTCCGGGCGGAGCTCGCCTGGGCGTCCCGCCTGACGAACGTCCCCCAGCCCCGGGGCCTCCAGGGGGACGGGCTTCACCTGGGGATCGTGATCGATCTCGACCCGCGACTCATGGGCGACTGACGACCGCCGCCAACGAGAGCGCCCCCGCTGCCTGAGCAACGGGGGCGCTCCTCGCGGGCTCGGACCGCGTCGCGATCGCGTGCGCCCGCCACTTCGACGCGCGCTCGCGCCTCAACGCGCGCGGGCACTGGCCGACGGGGCGGCACCCGCGAGGCGAACGCGACGGTGCCGCATGCGGAGCGCGGCCAGCGCGAGCCCGCCCGCGACGAGGGAGCCCACCATCGCCGGCTCCGGCACCGGGATCGCGCGGACCGCCGCTTCGCCGACGACGACGTAGGTCGAGCTCGAACCGGTGAGGTGCGCCGAGTCGACGTCGATCCGCAGATAGCGCGCGACGTGCGCCCCTCCGAGGTCGAGGATCTCGGCGTCGTAGCTGAACCAGCCGAAGCGATCGGGGAGCGTGTACTGCCCGACCTCCGTCCACGGACCCGCCGCGTCGGTCGCGACGGAGACCCGGATGTCCTCCATCGTGAGGTTCCAGAGCGCGAGTGTGTCGATCGTCATCTCCGAGCCCAGGTCGAAGTCGATCGAGCCCGTCGCGGGCAGGGTCGTCACGAGCTCGCTCTGCCAGTTGCCGGTATAGCTGCCGCTCGAGCGATCGGCGTCGGGATCCGAGAAGTAGACGTCCCATCCCGTCTGTCCGCTCGTGAAGTTCACGTAGAGACCGCTCTGATCGTGCATCTGCGTGAAGGGCACGGTCGCGTTGTACTCCGTGAAGCTGCTGTCCACGACGGCCACCGGCGAGACGATCACGCTCGTCGGCGGGATCGGCGCCGGCGGCTCGTCCTCTACGGGAAATTCATAGCCTTCGTCGGAGACGATCGTCGCCGTCGGCACGATCGCGCCTACGTCGTCGCGGACCACGACGCCGAGAAGCTCGGCGCCCATGTCCCAGAGAGACGGCCGATGCAGCCCGGTCGCGTTCAGCGTGCCGATCTCGACGAAGTTGCGGAGGTTCGTGTTCGGATCGATCTCGAGGGTCAGCTCGATCGGCACGACCTCGCTCGGGTCGACGTCGAGGGTCAGCACGACGTAGTCGTCGACGAATCGCTGCTCGTCGAGATCACGCGGCAGGTAGCCGCCCTGAAAGACGAGCGAGGTGTCGTGCTGGTCGCTCCCGGACTGCGGCGAGGACATCGTCGCCGAGAGGTCGATCTGGGTCGCCATCGTGTAGCTGAGGTCCCCGAACTCATCGATGTCGATCAACGCGTCGGACATCCCCCGAATCTGGAAGTAGAGCTCGAGGGTCGCCGAGTTCCCCGCCACGCCCGAGAGGGTCAGCTCGTCGGAGAGCGTGGCCCGCGCCAGCATGTTGCTGTCGCCCTCGAGCCACACATCGCTCGCCAGGCTGACGCCGGTCAGGTCGAAGACGTGCTCACCCTCGGCGGACAGTCGAGGCAGGCCGTCCGCCGTCGCCGTGACGCGCGCCTCGACCGTCACGTTCTGGGAGCCCCAGACCCCGACCGTCTGTCCCGTCACGAGGATCGAGGCGCCGTCGTCCTGTCCCGGGTTCGAATCGACGATCGGTGCGACCTCGACGCCACCGACGCGTTCGCGCTGGGTCATGTCGAACGAGGCGTGGGTCGAGGCCTGGGCGAACGCGAGCTCCGGCAGCAGCCAGACGATCATCGCGAAGGCGAAAGCGAGGGCCGGCGAGCGGCTGCTGCGCCTCCCCTGCCTGCCTGCCGTCCGTCTCTCCTCGTGCGAGGGAAAGACCGCCTGGAAGAGAAGCGTGTCGCTGCATTGCATCTCGAGTCTCCTGGACGCACACCGGCCGCGGGCACCCGGCGTCGTCGAGTCGAGGGACGCGATCCGCTCCGATCGGGCGTCCGACTCCGTGAATGCCCTTCGACGGCGTTCGCACGCATCGCGTATCGCTGGGCCGACGGGGATCCGTGCAACCGGGGGTCAGGCGCTCTGTGAAGCGCCGCACGGTTCGAGGGCGCGGAATGCGCCGCGCAGCGGCTCAGCGAGCGGGATCGCGGAATGCGCGGCGCAGCGGCTCAGCGACCGGGATCGCGCTCGATCGCGAGGACCG harbors:
- a CDS encoding thrombospondin type 3 repeat-containing protein, coding for MKSEAIGTRGDTGEARRDVAGRGLRKRPEPLRRALALVAALLALLATTAARADDPELAIVWTATDGEGLPGSPHVEAAAGDRLTATLYLTAPSTGIQRYHVSVAFDEALDDELDLVSATGFLPVGFDTPGSPNPAATVESSLGVAGQVIGFEAEASGFVGPTAARFAIGEIVFDVNTPTKDGLDVRPDLSVSGSIVRSNVWQDHSATTGLRGAEVNAFLDPIPLQIPTIEIGDPGNVADNNGVGSVAYVYRIATFETTNRQYVAFLNAVDANGTNPNNIYDDDMSTSLRGGVLFDEFAPTGEKYATKPGFADRPVVFVSYVSAARFVNWLENGAPEDGSGTEDGAFTMGPGFFPNIVPGSRYSLPTEDEWMKAAYFDPGATDSLPYDAYPTGGQYDPDDDPPNQVTGIPTRAICDSVAPAPIGAVTNGETDQEVVNYFDDCEWGGVPVGEGNLSRVGDASARTRYGVADMGGNVNEWTSLEIGSTYRIRGGAWDDGTLPLRRVQSNPEELSPASERDDLGFRIVIRDLTDRDGDGILDFGSGAIARACRDGETTGCNDNCPFVANPGQENYDGDDEGDACDNCPYHQNTDEESPFRRFTENPSYADSRPVRDQSDLDGDGRGDACDLDLDGDGLANDVDPDSDDDGIPNDGAAGDVPCTANSGMNCDDNCPYVVNWNPIVPEGQLDCDLDGIGDLCDCSAGLVDASDFDDDGLGDTCDNCVYHANPDQSDLDQDGFGDACDLCPRVNETFSLDFDGDGIGDPCDVCPLDADPDQVDSDGDGVGDVCDLGLDTDGDGVNDDIDNCPVAANAGQEDANGNGFGDVCDPKVASVDYTYDSSGDPEPLPIRTCDASRTGEPGKTTEFDTLDFQWIEDGDEVNLGQCFWDAVEGETSTDSQTLDWSYNPLIPDVADCCVYRAAIDANDPDPLIGMVIIEIGAATIDPTDTDGDFFLDQCDTCPDDFNLDQLDSDGDEVGDVCDNCPGIANPSQSDEDGDGIGDACDSIPAPEPGFAPGVGIAFGAALGALARRGRRLPVRASR
- a CDS encoding filamentous hemagglutinin N-terminal domain-containing protein produces the protein MISGPGRRFVPGLPGKGFPAAGALALLLAGTWPVPVGAQSSIIVDDTLPGVAREELAGPDYRIDPTRGALSGANLFFSFERFGLTAAESATFEGPASVERIVSRVTGGDISSIDGLLRSDIDGASLYLVNPAGIVIGENAELDIQGGFHVSTADVLEFADGGEFHASNPALDTPLSMAPIAAWGFLGSEPAAIEIRGAQLLSGELRPMNPVDGSREFRGASVSILGGDISIGSGSDPAQRAFVYTGGARLDVVALDGPGRVRIIETAGDEDLEVEPVGGAPVAFGDVQLDGGTELVTGGPPPGTSLATAIARGSGDVRIRARNLTLEDARIRSVTTTSDAAGDIDVALTGDFFASTVGMTRPAGLVSGSGFVFQVQDPSTPVAARIRNAVFSPRTTIVTALDADGEIVSISHEGTGTGGGIRIVAENVTLEDGAKLSSTAFFGGDGGLIDVDARDTVRLDGRRADGEPGGLFANALLGGDSGAIAVNARLLAINDRAGIFGEVRDGDGRGGDVTIEVETLEIEGSGRIDTTTRGAGDGGEITIDATQAVRLSGRQDDFFFSSVTTFSLDEAGGDEAGAAGTILITTPELSLSDGAGLSTAAVGRGDGGLIDVRADVIELSASEISSTAILGEAGDVYLNAGPLDPDLTVRKPAGVPSGERIALQNSRIVTDANGGEGSGGDVVIDPRFYVMQDSRITATAREGAGGNIVIVANELIVDADSVFDASSGVGLDGTITLTSSGQALRADLESLPAVIPDAVRLLRAPCAARQSGERVSSFVVTERQGLPPSPVDAVAAPIPIEADASGTTAEGVASWGGARTILGDHDCLPVRSTSEAS
- a CDS encoding BamA/TamA family outer membrane protein codes for the protein MLAVLIAVTVAAVVGEQAHAAEPGRPSTVPLPLPDFPSDEPGPRLLPDIPPPLPDSSRPPPPAGDAGARVVVRRFVFRGNSVVGDADLARALAPFTNRPLDGEGLVAARDAVTLVYVERGYLTSGAILPELESDDGTVLIEVVESRITRFETSGRERLRETFLRRRLGLALDGPLHVPRLEARLRRLQRDPRIARVDAQLLPTNTRGEAHLRLAIAERTPFRSTLEANNYLAPSLGHVRGRVSAEHLNVSGYGDMLRMLGGVYEGGGEIEASYRVPVSRFGTEVALSGRWSKSDLLDRLGEELEIEGEFWSTDLDLRQPLVARPDFDFATGLIGSLRQSDTELAGEPFDEVGGRTRVFALRFYQDLLYRGRDRIVAGRSTVSFGLDALGATRSSQASIPDGEFVAWLLQTQWLERFSPLRLELLVRAELQLASDPLLSLERYSSGGRSTVRGYRENQLIRDQGGSASAELRIPVFSERIGGRPILQLAPFVDVGVALDRRRFTNREKTLVGAGLAVRFAPKPFVRAELAWASRLTNVPQPRGLQGDGLHLGIVIDLDPRLMGD